The following proteins come from a genomic window of Candidatus Protochlamydia phocaeensis:
- the yidD gene encoding membrane protein insertion efficiency factor YidD encodes MFKMFLFVFFGLFIFTNSLLLANPWGKDADLALPPPAACQPSSPSLLAYFGEKAIRFHQDVISPADGPRSHFIPSSSQYTLEAMRKYGFFQGYVMGCDRLMRENSEEWVYRKILDERGRLTKWDPVP; translated from the coding sequence ATGTTTAAAATGTTTTTGTTTGTTTTTTTTGGATTATTTATCTTTACGAATAGCTTACTGCTCGCCAATCCTTGGGGGAAAGACGCGGATCTGGCTCTTCCTCCGCCCGCCGCTTGTCAGCCTAGCTCCCCTTCATTGCTCGCTTATTTCGGAGAAAAAGCCATCCGCTTTCATCAAGACGTGATCTCCCCTGCAGATGGACCAAGAAGCCATTTTATTCCCAGCAGTTCACAATACACGCTGGAAGCCATGCGCAAATATGGCTTCTTCCAAGGTTATGTCATGGGGTGCGATCGGCTGATGAGGGAAAACAGTGAAGAATGGGTGTATCGAAAAATTCTCGATGAAAGAGGCCGCCTAACAAAATGGGATCCCGTCCCCTGA
- a CDS encoding protein kinase domain-containing protein — translation MVESDFSKQKTLPTANEQSFSTNKIPEKIGPYKVEALLEKGGMSLLYLATHPETKDPITIKVLFPEFVSNPEMVQRFLREAEIIALADHPNIVKLYGQGEWEGGLYIAMEFIQGISLRQYLLRNLISLKHALELVMEISMALCHLHAHGVIHRDLKPENILVTETGGIKVIDFGIAQLLTDNHTDPQSQRRLIGTPIYMSPEQRNNPESTSYPSDIYSLGIITYELVLGKLSHGQIHLSIMPKGLQKILVKTLQQRPEDRYQDIVDFMTDVSAYLHSPALLKENKELDPLSDLSESLRHAQHSLVPQNPPHWPKMEIGLASYKSLGTSSLYYDFFALPQQAYGIIIGEPSIKGAPGIVYASVLRGMVRALCQLTQKPEEMAAILNALLLNDPMKQHFAFSYLILLPKENIFRFISCECGHLWHISANSQTIQPILSHNKSLGIEGHIKFTEVQQPWQIGDTLLFYASLSSKASDSPDPLISEEQLRGSLEETSSNAPQKQVDAILRKAKIKLSRIADERSIILLSLLRKD, via the coding sequence ATGGTTGAATCAGACTTTTCTAAACAAAAAACCCTTCCAACAGCTAATGAACAATCTTTTTCAACCAATAAAATTCCAGAAAAAATAGGGCCTTATAAAGTTGAAGCTCTCCTAGAAAAAGGCGGAATGAGCCTTTTATATTTAGCCACTCATCCGGAAACCAAAGATCCCATTACGATCAAGGTCCTTTTTCCTGAATTTGTTTCAAATCCGGAAATGGTTCAGCGCTTTTTAAGAGAAGCGGAGATTATTGCTTTGGCCGATCATCCCAATATCGTCAAGCTATACGGCCAAGGGGAATGGGAAGGCGGCTTATATATCGCCATGGAATTCATCCAAGGTATTTCTCTTCGGCAATATTTATTGCGCAATTTAATTTCCCTCAAGCATGCGTTGGAATTAGTAATGGAAATTTCAATGGCTTTATGCCATCTCCATGCGCATGGCGTCATTCATCGGGATTTAAAACCCGAAAATATTTTAGTCACAGAAACCGGCGGAATAAAGGTGATCGACTTCGGCATTGCCCAACTTCTGACGGACAACCATACGGATCCTCAATCTCAGCGGCGTTTGATCGGAACCCCCATCTACATGAGTCCTGAGCAAAGGAATAATCCCGAGTCTACTTCTTATCCATCCGATATCTATTCTTTAGGGATCATTACCTATGAGCTTGTCCTTGGCAAGCTAAGCCATGGCCAGATTCATTTATCCATTATGCCAAAGGGATTGCAAAAAATCTTAGTCAAGACCTTGCAGCAGCGTCCGGAAGATCGCTATCAAGACATTGTTGATTTTATGACAGATGTATCCGCCTATTTACACTCTCCCGCTCTTTTAAAGGAAAACAAAGAATTAGATCCTTTAAGCGATCTATCGGAAAGCCTGCGCCATGCCCAACATTCTTTAGTTCCTCAAAATCCCCCTCATTGGCCTAAAATGGAAATTGGGCTGGCTTCCTATAAAAGCTTGGGAACATCGAGCCTTTATTATGATTTCTTTGCCTTGCCCCAGCAAGCGTATGGGATTATCATAGGAGAACCCTCTATTAAAGGCGCTCCAGGAATTGTCTATGCATCAGTTCTAAGAGGAATGGTACGCGCCCTTTGCCAATTGACACAAAAACCGGAAGAAATGGCGGCTATTCTAAACGCATTGCTTCTCAATGACCCAATGAAACAGCATTTTGCCTTTAGCTATTTAATTCTATTGCCAAAAGAAAATATTTTCCGCTTTATCTCCTGCGAATGTGGCCATCTCTGGCATATTTCGGCAAATAGCCAAACGATTCAACCCATTCTTTCCCATAACAAATCACTAGGAATTGAAGGCCACATCAAATTTACTGAAGTTCAGCAACCTTGGCAAATAGGCGATACCCTCCTTTTTTATGCTTCTTTAAGCTCAAAGGCTTCGGATTCACCGGACCCTTTAATTTCTGAAGAGCAGTTGAGAGGCAGTTTAGAAGAAACCTCTTCCAACGCTCCCCAGAAGCAAGTAGATGCCATCTTGCGTAAAGCAAAAATTAAACTTAGCAGAATAGCAGACGAACGCTCTATTATCTTATTAAGTCTCCTGCGTAAAGATTAA
- a CDS encoding YscO family type III secretion system apparatus protein produces the protein MNNVVYPLKQVIDVKQRRVDEAEKVVREKQQILEGEKQKLAEREAERDKVKKHYQDKLKQLRDTIDQGTTSPKIQQMKVYIKVVDEKLKVEEKKVKDQQEQVDLAQKNLDKAKEDLRIKRQEVDKLLNHKKDWEKEMRKELEIIEGREQDELGSIIYVSNHHRNR, from the coding sequence ATGAATAACGTTGTTTATCCTTTAAAGCAAGTCATCGATGTCAAGCAAAGGCGAGTAGATGAAGCGGAAAAAGTCGTCAGGGAAAAGCAACAAATTCTGGAAGGAGAAAAGCAAAAACTTGCGGAAAGAGAAGCGGAGAGAGATAAAGTAAAAAAACATTATCAAGATAAACTCAAACAGCTTAGAGATACTATTGATCAAGGAACAACTAGCCCTAAAATTCAACAAATGAAAGTTTACATTAAAGTTGTAGATGAAAAATTAAAGGTAGAGGAAAAAAAAGTTAAGGATCAACAAGAGCAAGTGGATTTAGCCCAAAAGAACTTAGATAAAGCTAAAGAAGACTTGCGCATTAAAAGACAAGAAGTGGATAAACTGTTAAACCACAAAAAAGACTGGGAAAAAGAAATGCGTAAGGAATTGGAAATTATTGAGGGGCGCGAGCAAGATGAATTGGGATCTATTATTTATGTATCCAATCATCATAGAAACCGCTAA
- the sctQ gene encoding type III secretion system cytoplasmic ring protein SctQ, protein MATPPLSYDWLREIKPELKALDDIPLTGAAPPFPWEDLSARIGQAFEREGFSIQPKELMWRSKEQLYEGLGDAPFPLTFAIPSLRGTVCWVMPEQEMAVLETWLLTKESHPISFQDRALSESFYRFLALETLYHMSQLAFDKTIAPVLMKESTLPAEDSLCLDISLSFQEQTIWGRLIISPDLRRSWVEYYAQKGTSELSQKMAQSIEVILHIEAGKTSFSLQDWKAVSLGDFVLLDHCSLNPQDFFTGRVMLTINGRLAFRGKLKDGNIKILELPLYHEVNTPMAKNPDEDEDEDDLSDLDLTEDEEDLDLEEEDESFAEGEEEELLDEEERASEPAPTKDQEHPAPSKSKSEGPLTPGQIPVSLTVEVGRIQMTMEKLLQLEPGNLLELDIHPEDGVDLTINGKVVGKGELIRVGESLGVRILEIGH, encoded by the coding sequence ATGGCTACACCTCCTTTATCTTACGACTGGCTCCGCGAAATTAAACCCGAATTAAAGGCCTTGGACGACATTCCCTTGACAGGGGCCGCGCCGCCCTTTCCCTGGGAAGATTTATCAGCCCGCATTGGACAAGCCTTTGAGAGGGAAGGATTCTCCATTCAGCCCAAGGAACTCATGTGGCGCTCTAAAGAGCAACTGTATGAGGGATTGGGGGATGCTCCATTCCCTTTAACATTCGCCATCCCGTCTTTAAGAGGAACGGTGTGCTGGGTCATGCCGGAGCAAGAAATGGCTGTCTTAGAAACATGGTTATTGACCAAGGAATCCCATCCCATTAGTTTTCAAGATCGTGCTTTGAGCGAGAGCTTTTATCGTTTTTTGGCCTTAGAAACGCTTTATCACATGAGCCAATTAGCATTCGATAAAACAATTGCTCCTGTTTTAATGAAGGAAAGCACTTTGCCTGCAGAAGATTCGCTTTGCTTAGATATTTCCTTAAGTTTTCAAGAACAAACGATTTGGGGACGGCTGATCATTTCTCCCGATTTAAGACGCTCTTGGGTTGAGTATTATGCGCAAAAGGGAACATCGGAATTAAGCCAAAAAATGGCGCAAAGCATAGAAGTCATCCTTCATATAGAAGCGGGCAAGACATCCTTCAGCTTGCAAGATTGGAAAGCCGTTTCCTTAGGCGATTTTGTTCTTTTAGATCACTGCTCCTTAAATCCTCAGGACTTCTTTACAGGCCGCGTCATGCTAACTATTAATGGAAGACTGGCATTCCGAGGAAAACTTAAAGATGGTAATATCAAGATTCTTGAACTCCCTTTATACCACGAGGTAAATACTCCTATGGCTAAAAATCCAGATGAAGACGAAGATGAAGATGATTTAAGCGATCTGGACTTGACAGAAGATGAAGAGGATTTAGATTTAGAAGAGGAAGACGAGTCTTTCGCAGAAGGAGAAGAGGAAGAGCTCTTAGATGAAGAAGAGAGAGCTTCTGAACCTGCCCCAACCAAAGACCAAGAGCATCCGGCTCCTTCTAAATCCAAATCTGAAGGTCCTCTTACTCCAGGACAAATCCCGGTTTCTCTAACCGTAGAAGTTGGCCGCATTCAAATGACAATGGAGAAATTGCTCCAGCTAGAGCCTGGCAATTTACTTGAATTAGATATCCATCCTGAAGATGGGGTCGATTTGACCATCAATGGAAAAGTCGTAGGCAAGGGCGAGCTGATCCGGGTCGGCGAATCATTAGGGGTAAGAATCCTAGAGATTGGGCATTAA
- a CDS encoding tetratricopeptide repeat protein: MTLKLDLGKRFIHVLLIGGLAFAGTSCQPVQSKMDPVIIYTPPPQRISELPSAFSPLSEEEKQQEWARELLMGDAFAREWDFYRAITCYKRALILIPDQAIERRLQLDYDMILCYYLGHKYQEAINIFEASDLIQVNPLFPAFNNLLLILYECYQQTQQEEKAECIWEVINKCSPETAMDLSLFWHLKKGQIEEAQAEVCGHRDFQTMQPDLDLYYQYAKSPTKAKYLNAILPGAGYYYVGQRKAAVTSFIINALFTAAAYQFFRHGYPAAGLITASLEMGWYYGGMNGARIEAEEFNNRLYEGVSKKILTDHRLFPVLMFETSF; encoded by the coding sequence ATGACCTTGAAATTGGATCTTGGCAAGCGCTTCATTCATGTGCTCTTGATCGGTGGGCTGGCTTTTGCAGGAACAAGCTGCCAGCCCGTTCAAAGCAAAATGGATCCGGTAATTATCTACACCCCTCCTCCCCAACGCATCAGCGAGCTGCCCTCTGCTTTTTCTCCTTTATCCGAAGAAGAAAAACAGCAAGAATGGGCCCGAGAGCTGCTCATGGGAGATGCATTTGCCCGCGAATGGGATTTTTACCGTGCCATTACTTGCTATAAAAGAGCGCTTATCCTTATTCCTGATCAAGCGATAGAAAGGCGTTTGCAGCTGGACTATGACATGATCCTCTGCTACTACTTGGGACATAAGTATCAAGAAGCCATCAACATTTTTGAAGCAAGCGATCTGATTCAAGTCAATCCCCTTTTCCCTGCTTTTAACAATTTGCTGCTCATTCTTTACGAATGCTACCAGCAAACGCAGCAAGAGGAAAAAGCGGAGTGCATATGGGAAGTGATTAACAAATGCTCACCCGAAACGGCAATGGATCTATCCCTTTTCTGGCACCTTAAAAAAGGCCAAATTGAGGAAGCGCAGGCCGAGGTTTGCGGGCACCGCGATTTTCAAACCATGCAGCCGGACTTAGATCTCTATTATCAATATGCCAAATCTCCCACCAAGGCCAAATACTTAAATGCGATTCTACCGGGAGCTGGATATTATTATGTGGGACAGCGCAAAGCGGCCGTGACCTCTTTTATTATCAATGCCTTGTTCACAGCGGCCGCTTATCAATTCTTCCGGCATGGCTATCCGGCTGCCGGCCTGATTACTGCTAGTTTAGAAATGGGATGGTACTACGGAGGAATGAATGGAGCGCGCATTGAGGCGGAAGAATTCAATAATCGCCTTTATGAAGGTGTTTCTAAAAAGATTCTAACCGACCACCGCCTCTTTCCAGTTTTGATGTTTGAGACTAGCTTTTAA
- a CDS encoding secretin N-terminal domain-containing protein: MKKITLSPQFLLKCWLLSMACRSVESLSAFDASSEEQFPRSIEDNWSATEFEQNLNSYSYQPEFYDTSHEEYNPYGSSSFDQASYSSQNSSFAPSYPNSGSESLQRGFYYQGDSSPYSYRENSSYSSPTPSSQEDYYSDWSQEPSYSNQENSLYYSEQNFSQPSLLSQDSPFISWQDGSNNQAPATQERAESSYLNNDNGSLQTSSYYQGYSSYSSQRDTHLEPLYSTPNSSVENQSSFYSSQEENSSYETPIPQIETPFYQNNENLSLNETSLKREMFQDERSLPEPARDKVSEQEPAIPLQSPSNQLNSHPSSSDISSQGQSYPFEEKRFDWNTTQTEPPVEQQKKWITPVPVTTDFTHPASQSEVKSSEANSLDTKLTGKAGEEAQIKSASELKDDQKSAEDLKTEEKKLNLNQGKGNIKIIKKSPAPSTDKVPLPSGDKALNIVGKKTITAPEVGLVDPIPSSSSKSIIAETVVDKGSLKQVPLSDKTILEPKQSSGSTVASKALDKQSLSLAIEKEEEQKSDSVVAQTALPEAPLLPPRAPIPAPAHPARAAARPTIVTPTDPDPHPADAASPQGPTINFNNVAMIEYIRFISRISNRNFIFDEEDLQFNVTIISEEPTSIDNLMAALLQELRIRDLLIIEQGNNIIIHRNPRIRAPARIVVDGTEPSSPRDSELVTRVFRLNTLDPGKASEIIKPLLSDDALVEILRDSNNLIITDIAVNVNKIAQLIASLDAPNSGVTVGQYVVRNAFVTSLVDLAAKILQPIAQGNPFVLVPHSATNSIYIVSNPFIVEKALAILENLDINEGRTKILSLEKLRLQQEAGPGGAMAPGTLGGGAGGAGGPGAGPGGAGPGVGPGGLGGLGGPGGPGAGGVPGGPGGAGMIGIPNVPGGAGGINVPGTPTYNPALPSSYPIGPTTQAPGTLNIPGSPTYNPSLPPSLPLGPGGIGVEGRQAPPSAMFEEGREFIPGGISVAPRWNQELPAGHIERTLFFLYKLKYRRGDQIEIALRRIADSLAASGTANADLVAAILSSQWLEASNSLIFTGTVSALERIKELILEIDTPLRQVFIEMLILDTSIQDSLTYSVDWGQRFGGGNTAGGEAFVSGNTTLASNLDSGTNAGAAATTATNTAQTFTGPTSTGLFGAQGFTLGVIGRHLTHNGLHFNTIGALVHALHTDTKVNIIMNPKIVTEDNNTAEVFVGSTDRYKTQSIANDLGTVITNNFQFIDVGTTLRVTPLIGNNDIITLDIIEEVTNDSGAANATSANAAATDVNLVPVLSKTRTTTRIHVPNGFFVILSGMISGTESRTLNQIPCLGGIPLIGGVSKQKGNADSKRNLMIFIRPLIVDTEEDLENLTKRQQDVFQEKCKFRRSWNYEIDEALDFMSIRPTDPDEIGCRIK; encoded by the coding sequence ATGAAAAAAATTACACTCTCTCCTCAGTTTCTCCTTAAATGCTGGCTGCTATCAATGGCCTGTCGCTCCGTGGAAAGTCTTAGTGCTTTTGATGCGTCTTCCGAAGAACAATTTCCAAGGTCAATTGAGGACAATTGGTCTGCAACAGAATTCGAACAGAATTTGAACTCCTATTCTTACCAACCAGAATTTTACGATACGTCACATGAAGAATACAATCCTTACGGTTCTTCTTCCTTTGATCAAGCCTCTTATTCTTCTCAGAATTCCTCATTTGCTCCTTCTTATCCAAACAGCGGCAGCGAGAGCCTGCAAAGAGGATTCTATTATCAAGGAGATTCCTCTCCGTATTCCTATAGAGAAAATTCTTCCTATTCAAGCCCAACTCCTTCTTCTCAAGAAGACTACTACTCGGATTGGAGTCAAGAGCCTTCTTATAGCAACCAAGAAAATTCTCTTTATTATTCCGAACAGAATTTTTCGCAACCAAGCCTCCTCTCTCAAGATTCTCCTTTTATTTCTTGGCAAGACGGGTCAAATAATCAAGCGCCTGCTACTCAAGAAAGAGCGGAATCCTCTTATTTGAACAACGACAATGGAAGCCTGCAGACGAGCTCTTATTACCAAGGCTATTCGTCTTATTCGTCTCAAAGGGATACGCATTTAGAGCCTCTCTATTCAACACCAAATTCGTCTGTAGAGAATCAAAGCTCTTTTTACTCCAGCCAAGAAGAAAATTCTTCTTATGAGACACCCATTCCTCAAATTGAAACGCCCTTTTATCAAAACAATGAGAATCTGTCATTGAATGAAACATCCCTAAAGAGAGAGATGTTCCAAGACGAGCGCTCTTTGCCAGAGCCTGCTAGGGATAAGGTTTCAGAACAAGAGCCTGCTATCCCCCTTCAAAGCCCTTCAAATCAATTAAATAGCCATCCATCCAGCTCGGATATATCCAGCCAAGGGCAATCTTATCCATTTGAAGAAAAGCGCTTTGATTGGAATACAACTCAGACGGAACCGCCTGTTGAGCAGCAAAAAAAATGGATTACCCCTGTTCCCGTCACAACTGATTTTACTCATCCTGCTTCTCAAAGCGAGGTAAAGTCTTCCGAAGCAAATTCTTTAGATACGAAATTGACAGGCAAAGCAGGCGAAGAGGCCCAAATTAAATCCGCTTCCGAACTTAAAGACGATCAGAAGAGTGCGGAAGACCTCAAAACAGAAGAAAAGAAATTAAATTTAAATCAGGGAAAAGGGAATATTAAAATTATCAAAAAATCCCCTGCTCCTTCAACCGACAAAGTGCCCCTTCCGTCCGGTGATAAAGCGTTGAATATAGTGGGGAAGAAAACCATTACAGCGCCTGAAGTAGGCTTAGTCGACCCGATCCCTAGCTCTTCCTCTAAATCCATTATTGCTGAAACAGTTGTCGATAAGGGTTCTTTAAAGCAAGTCCCTCTTTCTGATAAGACTATTTTAGAGCCTAAGCAATCCTCCGGTTCAACAGTTGCTTCCAAGGCTTTAGATAAACAATCCCTTTCATTAGCGATAGAAAAAGAGGAAGAACAGAAAAGTGATTCGGTTGTCGCCCAAACAGCCCTTCCGGAAGCCCCTCTTTTACCCCCGCGGGCCCCGATTCCAGCTCCTGCCCACCCGGCTCGCGCTGCAGCCCGGCCAACAATTGTTACCCCAACCGATCCGGATCCCCATCCTGCAGACGCAGCTTCTCCGCAAGGACCAACGATTAATTTTAATAATGTGGCTATGATTGAATATATCCGTTTCATCAGCCGCATTTCAAACCGGAATTTTATTTTTGATGAAGAGGACCTGCAATTTAATGTAACGATTATTTCCGAAGAGCCCACTTCGATAGATAATTTGATGGCAGCTCTTTTGCAAGAATTGAGGATTCGCGATTTATTAATCATTGAGCAAGGCAATAACATTATCATTCACCGCAATCCTCGCATTCGAGCACCTGCTCGTATTGTTGTCGATGGCACAGAGCCTTCTTCTCCGAGAGATTCAGAACTTGTTACTCGCGTTTTCAGGCTCAATACGCTGGATCCCGGGAAGGCAAGTGAAATTATCAAGCCTTTGCTTTCAGACGATGCCTTAGTAGAAATTTTAAGGGATTCCAATAACCTTATCATTACCGATATTGCGGTCAACGTTAATAAGATTGCTCAGCTCATCGCCAGTCTGGATGCGCCTAATAGCGGAGTGACGGTAGGCCAATATGTGGTACGCAATGCCTTTGTCACCTCGTTAGTCGATCTGGCTGCCAAAATTTTGCAACCTATTGCGCAAGGCAATCCCTTTGTGCTTGTGCCGCATTCAGCAACCAATAGCATTTATATTGTTTCCAACCCTTTCATCGTAGAAAAAGCGCTTGCGATTTTGGAAAATCTCGATATCAATGAAGGGCGGACAAAAATTTTAAGCTTAGAAAAGCTGAGATTACAACAAGAGGCAGGTCCTGGAGGCGCTATGGCTCCCGGAACTTTGGGCGGAGGCGCCGGAGGAGCGGGAGGACCAGGAGCGGGTCCAGGCGGAGCAGGTCCTGGCGTAGGGCCGGGTGGACTGGGTGGACTGGGTGGTCCAGGCGGCCCTGGAGCAGGAGGTGTGCCCGGTGGGCCGGGAGGAGCCGGAATGATAGGAATTCCTAATGTTCCAGGAGGAGCAGGCGGAATTAATGTTCCTGGCACCCCAACTTACAATCCGGCCCTTCCCAGCAGTTATCCGATAGGTCCGACGACTCAAGCTCCCGGCACTCTTAACATACCAGGCTCGCCCACTTACAATCCGAGTCTTCCTCCTAGCCTTCCCTTAGGCCCTGGAGGAATTGGAGTAGAAGGCCGCCAAGCCCCGCCGAGCGCCATGTTCGAAGAGGGCCGCGAGTTCATACCAGGCGGAATTTCCGTCGCTCCGCGTTGGAATCAGGAACTGCCTGCCGGGCACATTGAGCGTACGCTGTTCTTCCTATATAAACTAAAGTATCGCCGTGGAGACCAAATTGAAATCGCCTTGAGGCGCATTGCTGACAGTTTGGCGGCAAGCGGAACGGCCAACGCCGATCTTGTAGCAGCCATTCTTAGCAGCCAATGGCTTGAAGCCTCCAATTCCTTAATTTTTACTGGAACGGTGAGCGCACTTGAAAGGATCAAAGAATTGATCTTGGAAATTGACACGCCTCTCAGGCAAGTGTTCATCGAAATGCTAATCTTGGATACGTCTATTCAAGACTCTTTAACCTATAGCGTTGACTGGGGACAGCGTTTCGGAGGAGGCAATACAGCGGGTGGCGAGGCTTTTGTCAGCGGAAACACAACTCTGGCAAGCAACCTGGATTCAGGAACAAATGCAGGAGCGGCAGCGACTACGGCGACTAATACCGCCCAAACCTTCACGGGGCCAACATCGACTGGATTATTCGGGGCCCAAGGATTCACTTTGGGCGTCATCGGCCGCCATCTGACTCACAATGGTTTGCATTTTAATACTATCGGCGCTTTGGTCCATGCCTTGCATACGGATACAAAAGTCAATATTATCATGAACCCTAAAATTGTGACTGAGGACAACAATACAGCCGAAGTATTTGTGGGTTCGACCGACCGCTATAAGACGCAGTCCATTGCAAATGATCTGGGAACAGTTATTACAAACAACTTCCAATTCATCGACGTGGGAACGACGCTACGCGTCACGCCTTTAATTGGAAATAACGATATCATTACGCTTGACATTATCGAGGAAGTGACCAATGACAGCGGAGCTGCCAATGCCACCTCAGCCAACGCCGCTGCGACAGATGTCAACCTCGTTCCCGTCCTTTCCAAAACGCGAACTACAACGAGAATTCACGTTCCAAATGGCTTCTTTGTCATTTTGAGCGGAATGATCTCGGGTACAGAATCGAGAACCCTTAACCAGATTCCTTGCCTGGGAGGGATTCCCTTGATTGGCGGCGTTTCCAAGCAGAAAGGAAATGCGGATAGCAAGCGCAATTTGATGATCTTCATCCGTCCTCTAATTGTTGATACAGAAGAAGATCTAGAAAACCTAACCAAACGCCAGCAGGACGTATTCCAAGAAAAGTGCAAGTTTAGAAGAAGCTGGAACTATGAAATCGATGAAGCTCTAGATTTCATGAGCATTAGACCAACAGATCCCGATGAAATTGGCTGTAGAATAAAATGA
- the fliI gene encoding flagellar protein export ATPase FliI, protein MFNDEIDKLLGDLEELQLTTINGRITEIVGMLIKAVVPQVKIGEICLIKRAGDPLRAEVVGFTKDEVLLSPLGEMTGIGPSSEVIPTHLPLHIKVGPQLLGRILNGLGEPLDEQTKGPLILDETYPVIQAPPDPVKRMPINKPISVGVRAIDGVLTTGLGQRVGIFAAAGGGKSTLLGMIARNAVADVNVISLIGERGRELREFIEKDLGPEGLKRSVLIVSTSDQASQLRLNAAYVGTAIAEYFRDQGKSVILMMDSVTRFARALREVGLAAGEPPARAGYTPSVFSTLPKLLERTGNSDKGNITAFYTVLVAGDDMNEPVADEVRSILDGHLILSSELARQYHYPAIDVLSSASRVMTSIVPKEHLQLVGKLKEVLANYKKNELLIKIGEYKRGADKAGDFAIDHIEKVLKFLKQGVDEKCSFQETVQLLKSLFR, encoded by the coding sequence ATGTTTAATGATGAAATTGACAAACTCCTAGGCGACCTTGAAGAGCTCCAGCTTACAACAATTAATGGACGGATTACAGAAATTGTAGGGATGCTGATTAAAGCTGTCGTCCCTCAAGTCAAGATCGGCGAAATCTGCCTTATCAAGAGAGCGGGCGATCCGCTCCGGGCCGAAGTTGTTGGCTTTACTAAAGACGAGGTCCTGCTTTCTCCTTTGGGAGAAATGACAGGAATCGGCCCATCCTCCGAGGTTATCCCCACTCATCTTCCCCTTCACATCAAGGTAGGCCCTCAGCTGCTGGGAAGAATCTTAAATGGATTGGGAGAGCCCTTAGACGAGCAAACAAAGGGCCCCTTAATTCTTGACGAAACATATCCCGTCATTCAAGCCCCTCCCGATCCGGTCAAGCGCATGCCCATCAATAAACCCATTTCAGTGGGAGTACGGGCAATCGATGGCGTATTGACAACAGGGCTTGGACAGCGTGTAGGCATTTTTGCGGCAGCCGGCGGCGGTAAGTCTACCCTGCTTGGCATGATTGCCCGCAATGCGGTAGCTGACGTCAATGTAATTAGCCTAATTGGGGAACGCGGTCGCGAATTGCGTGAATTCATTGAAAAAGATTTAGGGCCTGAAGGGCTTAAACGCTCCGTGTTGATCGTTTCCACCTCTGACCAAGCTTCTCAACTGCGTTTGAACGCTGCTTATGTCGGAACGGCTATTGCCGAATATTTCCGCGATCAAGGTAAATCAGTCATTTTGATGATGGATTCTGTTACGCGCTTTGCGCGGGCCTTGCGGGAAGTTGGACTAGCAGCGGGCGAGCCCCCTGCCCGTGCCGGATATACGCCTTCCGTATTCTCAACTCTGCCCAAGCTGTTAGAAAGGACGGGCAATTCGGATAAGGGCAATATTACGGCCTTTTATACTGTCCTCGTTGCAGGCGATGACATGAATGAGCCCGTTGCCGATGAAGTTCGTTCCATTTTGGATGGACACCTTATTCTTTCCAGCGAGCTGGCTCGTCAATATCACTATCCGGCTATCGATGTCCTTTCTTCTGCCAGCAGGGTTATGACTTCAATTGTCCCTAAAGAGCACTTGCAATTGGTCGGTAAACTAAAAGAAGTTTTAGCCAATTACAAGAAGAATGAATTATTGATCAAAATTGGAGAATATAAAAGAGGAGCCGATAAAGCAGGCGATTTTGCCATTGACCACATCGAAAAAGTATTAAAATTCTTGAAGCAAGGGGTTGATGAAAAATGTTCTTTTCAAGAGACCGTGCAGCTTTTAAAATCCCTTTTTAGATAA